From Fundulus heteroclitus isolate FHET01 chromosome 5, MU-UCD_Fhet_4.1, whole genome shotgun sequence, a single genomic window includes:
- the tnip2 gene encoding TNFAIP3-interacting protein 2 encodes MDSASMSSEGDALLRERTRSYGVLNTLYHETRGEMELLGRQICLKDNIIADLKARLARHERIYMTMGDDEPVVVGPSNSLVESLLAEICKLKQKRNDTELKAARQAEEIQRLNSQVRDKDTELERIRCQPDHEKDQEIQRLRAALEERERTEATRTVLCSSLAEEADHLRGQLGATVKVCQDLLSRLEKERKGTGGEVEELTQQQNAKETPDVSDLNAAKSLVRQLQEENQQLKQRVAYVQDLNSQWQKYDSSREEYIRALCQRLKESSGQGLMPGMGSIRTGILHQEISRLNSLLEEKIRECARLDREVEDARRQGHERIQTLEQQVLIYTEDFKSERADRERAQGQIADLKEQISQLKQQLHKQVVSRESRDVVPLCRVHIGHRISPRRNKDSSEPLLRTAPERQPPAPPPSPPAAVAAATNWSEGPGPSELQCPQCHARFNDTEAAECMKHFDECARL; translated from the exons ATGGATAGCGCCAGCATGAGCTCGGAGGGCGACGCGCTGCTGAGGGAGAGGACGCGCAGCTACGGCGTGCTGAACACCCTGTATCATGAGACCAGGGGGGAGATGGAGCTCCTGGGCAGGCAGATCTGCCTGAAGGACAACATTATCGCCGACCTTAAGGCCAGGCTGGCCAGACATGAACGGATCTACATGACGATGGGGGACGACGAGCCTGTGGTCGTCGGTCCGTCCAACTCGTTGGTGGAGAGCCTGCTGGCAGAGATCTGCAAGCTGAAGCAGAAGAGAAACGACACGGAGCTCAAGGCAGCCCGACAAGCAgag GAGATCCAGAGGCTTAATTCACAAGTTAGGGACAAAGACACAGAGCTGGAGAGGATCCGGTGTCAGCCGGACCACGAGAAGGACCAGGAGATCCAGAGGCTGCGGGCGGCCCTGgaggagagggagcggaccgaggCCACCCGCACCGTCCTCTGCTCGTCGCTGGCCGAGGAGGCCGACCATCTGCGCGGCCAGCTCGGAGCGACCGTCAAGGTGTGCCAGGACCTCCTGTCCAGGCTGGAGAAGGAGCGGAAGGGGACAGGAGGAGAAGTGGAGGAGCTGACCCAGCAGCAGAACGCCAAGGAG ACACCAGACGTCTCGGACTTGAATGCTGCTAAATCCCTAGTCCGCCAGctccaggaagaaaaccagCAACTGAAGCAGCGCGTAGCTTAT GTGCAGGATCTAAACTCCCAGTGGCAGAAGTACGACTCGAGCAGGGAGGAATACATCCGGGCCTTGTGCCAGAGACTGAAGGAGAGCTCTGGGCAGGGCCTCATGCCGGGGATGGGCTCCATCAGGACAGGGATCCTCCATCAGGAGATTTCCAGGCTCAACTCCTTGCTGGAAGAGAAAATCAGGGAGTGCGCAAGGTTAGACAGAGAAGTGGAGGACGCGAGGAGGCAAGGGCATGAGCGAATCCAGACACTGGAGCAGCAG GTCCTCATCTACACAGAAGACTTCAAGTCGGAGCGTGCCGACAGAGAGCGGGCTCAGGGTCAGATTGCGGACCTGAAAGAGCAGATTTCTCAGTTAAAGCAGCAGCTGCACAAACAG GTAGTCAGCAGGGAGAGCAGAGACGTGGTCCCCTTGTGTCGTGTCCACATAGGACACAGGATCTCCCCCAGGCGAAATAAGGACTCTTCGGAGCCTCTGTTGAGGACCGCTCCCGAAAGGCAGCCGCCGGCCCCGCCTCCGTCGCCACCGGCCGCGGTCGCCGCAGCAACAAACTGGAGCGAAGGCCCGGGTCCATCGGAGCTGCAGTGTCCGCAGTGCCACGCCAGGTTCAACGACACGGAGGCCGCAGAGTGCATGAAGCATTTTGACGAGTGCGCCCGGCTATAA